CGACCTCCTGCAGAGGGCCGTGGTGGTGGCGCTGGACCGGCACTCCGGGCGCGAGATCTGGCGATACGAGGGCGGCGGCCCGCACGCCAACGTGATTGACGCGCCCACGGTGGCGGGCGATTTTCTGGTGCTGAGCGACGAGTACACGAACACGTTCTTCGCGCTGGACCGGGCAACCGGCCGCGAGGCGTGGCGGGTGCAGGGGTTGCGGGGGTACGTAGGTCCGTACAACCGGCCCCGGGTGGCGGATGGCGTCGTATACGCGGGTATGGGTGACACGCACGTGTGGGCCGCCGACCTGCGCACCGGAAAGGTGCTCTGGAAGACGGCCACCGGCAGCAGCATCTACGCCGTCGAGGTGTGCGGAGAGCGAATCGTCGTCAACGATGACGACATCGAGATCCTGGACCGCCGCACGGGCCGACACCTGGGATACGCGCTACGGTCCACTGACGCGGTGTTCGCGACCAGCGACGTGGTCGTCTCCGGAATGCGCGCCTTCGTCATCGGCAACAAGGCCAGCTACGCAATCGACTGCGGCTGACCGGGGGCCGTGTTTCATCCGGAAGCCCTGCACGGTTCCTTGCGTGCGGGGCTTCCGTCCGTTTGGAACTTGGCTTGACCCGTCCTGTAGACTCAGGTAGAATCCGCGTTCTGCCCCGTGCCTGGTATGGAGACGAGAAAGCGAATGGCCGAGCCGCTGCCGCCGCAGTACAACCCGCAGGAAAACGAAGACGCCCTCTACCGCTGGTGGGAGGAGCAGGGATTCTTTCGTGCTGACGCGGCGTCGGAGCGCGAACCGTACGTCATCGTCATTCCCCCGCCCAACGTCACGGCCATGCTGCACATGGGGCATGGCCTGAACAACACCATCCAGGACGTCCTGATCCGCTGGCGGCGCATGCAAGGCCGCGAAGCGCTCTGGCTGCCCGGGACGGACCACGCGGGGATCGCCACGCAGAACGTGGTGGAGCGGCTGGTGGCCAAGGAGGGCAAGACCCGGTACGACCTGGGCCGCGAGGCGTTCGTGGGCCGCGTGTGGGAGTTCGTCCACGAGACGGGCGGCGTCATCCTTCAGCAGCTGCGGGCCATCGGCGCCTCGGCGGACTGGACGCGCACGCGCTTCACGCTTGACGAAAGCCTGTCGCGCGCCGTGCGCGAGGTGTTCGTGACCCTGTACGAGAAGGGGCGCGTCTACCGCGGGCACCGCATCATCAACTGGTGCCCGCGCTGTCTGACGGCGCTTAGCGACGAAGAGGCCGAGCCGGCGGAGACGCAGGGCAAGCTCTGGCACCTGCGCTATCCGCTGGCCGACGGCGCGGAGGTCCCCGGCCTGCCGCGCCTGCCGGACGGGCGCCAGTACATGACCATCGCCACCACCCGGCCGGAGACCATGCTGGGCGACACCGGCGTGGCGGTGCATCCCGGCGACGAGCGGTACGCGGCGCTGGTGGGGCGCGAGCTGGAGCTGCCGCTCACGGGCCGCCGCATTCCCGTCGTTGCGGACGAGTACGTGGACCCGGAGTTCGGCTCGGGCGCGGTGAAGCTTACGCCGGCTCACGACCCCAACGACTTCGAGGTGGCGCAGCGCACGGGCGTGGCCACGCTGAACGTGATGACGCCCGAGGCCGCGATCAACGACGAGGCGCCGGAGCCGTTCCGCGGGATGGACCGCTTCGAGGCGCGGCGCGCCGTGGTGACCTCGTTCGAGCAGCTGGGGCTGCTGGACAAGGTGGAGGAGCACACCCACGCGGTGCCGCACTGCTACCGCTGCGACACCGTGGTGGAGCCGCGCCTTTCCGAGCAGTGGTTCGTCAGCATGAAGCCGCTGGCCGAGCCGGCGCTGCAGGCGTGGCGCGACGGCCGGGTGCGCTTCCATCCCGAGCGCTTCGGGCGCACGTACGAGCACTGGCTGGAGAACATCCGCGACTGGTGCATCAGCCGCCAGCTGTGGTGGGGCCACCGCATTCCCGTGTGGTACTGCGGTGACTGCGGCGAAACGATCGTGGCACGCGAGGATCCCACGTCGTGCACCCAGTGTGGCGGCGCGCGGCTGGAGCAGGACCCGGACGTGCTCGATACCTGGTTCAGCTCGTGGCTGTGGCCGTTCAGCACCATGGGATGGCCGGAAGACACGGCCGACATGGGGAAGTTCTATCCCAACAGCACGCTGGTGTCGGGGCACGACATCCTGTTCTTCTGGATTTCGCGCATGATCATGGCGGGGCTGGAGTTCCGGGGCGAGGTGCCGTTCCGTGACGTGTACCTGACGGGAATGGTGCGCGACCACCTGGGACGAAAGATGTCGAAGTCGCTGGGCAACGGCATCGACCCGCTGGTGGTCAAGCAGCGCTTCGGAGCCGACGCGCTGCGCTACACCGTGGTCAGCGGCTCCGGGGCGGGGACGGACCAGCTGCTGAATTACGAGAACCTGGACGAGACGTTCGGGCCCGGGCGCAACTTCGCCAACAAGCTGTGGAACGCCGGCCGGTTCGCGCTGATGAACCTGGGCGACGATCCCCGCGTGCCGCTGGACGAGGTCGCCGCCGACCTGGAGCCGATGGACCGGTGGATCCTGTCGCGGCTCTCAAAGGCCGTGCGCGAGGTCACCGACTCGCTGGAGCGCTTCCGGCTGCAGGACGCCGCCACCCGCGGTTACGAGTTCTTCTGGGGCGAGCTGGCCGACTGGTACCTGGAGCTGGTGAAGCCCCGCCTGCGCGGCGACATGGGCGACGCCAGCCGCCGCGCGGCACAGGCCACGCTCGCGCAGGCGCTGGACGGGGCGCTGCGCATCCTTCACCCGATGATGCCGTTCATCACCGAGGTGGTGTGGCAGAAGCTGCCCAAGGCAGCGGGCGAGGCCCCCGCGCTGATCGTGGCGCCTTGGCCTCAGCCGCGGCCGGAGTGGGAAGACGAGGCCGCCGAGCGGGCCATCGAAGAGCTGCAGGCGGTGATCGGCGCTGTGCGCACCATCCGCGGGGAATACGGCATTCAGCCCGCCGCCCGCGTGCCGCTGCGCATTCCCGGCGCGTCGGACGAGGTGAAGGCGGTCCTGGACGCCAGCCGCCGTGCGCTCCGCGACATGTGCCGCGTGGACGAGGTGGAGTTCGTGGGAGCGGATGGCGAGGTGGGCGCCAGCGCGGTGCTGCGCTCGGGGACGGAGCTGTTCATCCCCCTGGCCGGCGTCATCGACCTGGACAAGGAGCGCGCGCGGCTGCGGGACGAGATCCAGCGGCTGGACGGGCACATCGCGGGGACGGAAAAGAAGCTCTCCAACGAGTCGTTCGTCGCGCGCGCGCCGGAGAACGTGGTACAGTACGAGCGCGAAAAGCTGGCGTCGTTCGGGGACCAGCGTGGCAAGCTGGCGGAAAAGCTCCAGGCGCTGGAAGGCGCGGCGTGATGCGGGTGGAGCACCTGGCCCGCGCCGCCGTTCTCCTGGGGCTGGCGGCGTGCGCCAACGTGCAGGCGCCGCCGGGCGGGCCCGAAGACAAGCAGGCGCCGCGGCTGCTGGCCACGCGTCCGGACACCATGGCCAGCCTGCAGGGGTGGACAGGCCCGGTGGTCTTCGTCTTCGACGAGGAGCTGGCCGAGCAGGGCGTGGAGGACGCCGTGTCGCTGAGCCCCGTCCGCGGCCGGGTGGCGGTGGACAAGGAGGGCGACCAGATCGTGATCCGCTCGCGTGCCGGGTGGGAGCGGGGGCAGATCTACCAGGCCGAGGTGGCGGCGGGGATCAAGGACCGCTTCGGCAACGCGCGTACGGAGCCGATCCGGCTGGTGTTCAGCACGGGACCCGCCATCCCCGACACCCGCGCGTCGGGGGCCGTCGTCGAGCGGATCACCGGAAACCCGGGGCAGCAGACGCGGGTGGATGCGGTGCGCCTTCGCGACTCGCTGACGTACACCACGCGGACGGACAGCGTTGGCCGATTCGAGTTCCGGCAGGTTCCCGAGGGCGAATACCGCGTGATCGCCTACCGCGACGCCAACCGCAACGGCCGGCCGGACCCGTTCGAGGCGCGCGACACGGCGCGGCTGACCTTCGCTACGGGCCAGGCACCCACCGCGCGCCTGGCGACGCTGCTCCCCGACACCACGCCCCCGGTCGTGCGCTCGGCGACGATCACGCAGGGGTGGGTGGAGGTGCGCACGGACGACTACCTGGACCCCGAGCAGCCGTTGTCGGCCGCGCAGGTGGCCGTGATAGGCCCCGACAGCGTTCCTGTCGCCATCGCCGAGGTGCGCGTGGGCGCTCCGCCCGCCCCACGCGACACGACCGATGCGGTCGACGCGGACAGCGCGGCGCCAGCGGGGGCGGCGGGCACAACCCGTCAGCCCCCGCGCGCGGACAGCGCGGGAGCAGCGGCCGCCCCGCCGCGTGGTCCGCTTCCCGCGCAGGCGCTTTTCGTGCGGCCCTCCTCGCCCCTGCAGCCCGACACCGTCTATGTCGTGCGGGTGACGGCGGTCCGCAACATCAACGGGCTGGTGGGCAGCGGCCAGGCGCGGCTGCGCACGCCGGAAGCGGCTCCGGCTCCGGCACCGCGGGTGGGAACGGACTCCGCTGCGGCCGGGAGCGGCACGCCCGCTCGGCCGGGTACGGCGCGGCCCGCGCCGGCCGATCCTGCGCCGGCCCCGGGGCGCCCGCGCGCCTCGCTTCCCGCGCGCGGCGCCCTGGTGCCCGCGCGCGACTGACCTGAATCGCGAACATCCTCCGTTCACCGGATCAATCGGAACCGACCATGTCCGAAAACTCGCCGCTCGCCGGTCTGTTGGCGGGGAAGAAGGGCCTCATCGTGGGTGTGGCCAACCAGAACTCCATCGCCTGGGCGTGCGCGCAGGCACTGCACGGCGCGGGGATGGAGTTGGCCTTTACCTACCAGGGCGAGCTGATGCGCGACCGGGTGATGAAGACGGTATCGTCGCTGGGCGACGTGCCCGTGTTCGACCTGGACGCGCGCAGCGACGAGCAGATCGACGCGCTCGTGGCCGCGCTGCGCGAGCGCTGGGGCAGCCTGGACTTCCTGCTGCACTCCATTGCCTACGCCCCCAAGGCCGCGATGGCCAACGCGTTCATCGAAACGCAGCGCGAAGACTTTTCCGCCGCGCACGAGATCAGCGCCTACTCGCTGGTGGCCCTGTCGCGCGCCTTTGCGCCGATGATGCCCGAGGGCGGCAGCATCGTCACCATGACCTACTACGGCTCGCAGAAGGCGGTGCCCGGCTACAACGTGATGGGCGTCGCCAAGGCCGCGCTGGAGGCCAGCGTGCGGTACTTGGCGGTGGACCTGGGCGCGCGCGGCATTCGCATCAACGCCGTGTCGGCCGGCGCTATCAACACGCTGGCGGCGCGCGGCGTGGCCCACTTCCGCGACCTGCTGCGGATCACCGGCGAGCGCGCCCCGCTGAAGCGCGCGGTGGAGCCCAGCGAAGTAGGCAATGCCACGCTGTTCCTGGCGTCGGAGCTGGCGGGCGGCATCACGGGCGAGGTGATGTACGTGGACGCGGGCTTCAACATCACGGCGGGATAAGCGCCTGAGGATTGATCTTCGGCGCCGTCCGCATATACTTCAGTAGTTGAACAACGGCGCCGCGGCCCGGAACCTGCTGGTTTCGAGAGCGTACAAGTCGTTACGAGAGCGGGTGTTGGGTGCCCGCGACCAACCTTGTGATGCGGGGTTGCAGCAATGCAGATGAGCGAGATCAGCACCGAAGCACCGGCCACTCCGGTTCTTCTTACGGCCACGGCGGCCTCCGAGGTGCGCCGGTACATCGAGGAGCAGGGCGCGGCCGAGACGGCGGGGCTGCGCGTGGGCGTGCTGCCCGGCGGCTGCTCGGGCTTCCAGTACGGCCTGAACATCGAGGACGAGGCCGGCGAAGACGACATGATCCTGGAGTCGCAGGGCATCCGCCTGTTCGTGGATCCCTTCAGCCTGCAGTACCTGCAGGGCACGGAGATCGACTACGTGTCGACCTTCCAGGGCAGCGGCTTCACCTTCAACAACCCGAACTCGGCCGGCGGCTGCGGCTGCGGAAGCTCGTTCACGGTTTGAACGACAGTGCGTGAGTGCGTTGGTGCGTGAGTGCGGAAGTTCGCACGGCGCAGGGAGGCCCGCGGAGCACATCCGCGGGCCTCTTTTCTTTTTACCGCACTAACGCACTCACGCACTGACGCACTTCCCCTCCTCCCCTTGCATTCTCGTTACGAGTATGACATATTCCTATCGTTCTCAACACGAGAACACTTAGACGACACCTGCCGCCGAGGTGAGCCTTGATCCAGATCGCCGACGTCCTTTCCACGCCGCTCGAGTACGCTCGCCTCTCCCGCGAAGAGTTGGCGGAGCGCATTCGCCGCCGCAAGCAGGAGCTGAACGCGGTGATCTTGGGGCACAACTACCAGCGCGTGGAAATCCAGGAGGTCAGCGACTACTTGGGCGACTCGCTGGGGTTGTCGCAGGAGGCGGCCAGCACCGACGCGGACGTGATCGTGTTCTGCGGCGTGCACTTCATGGCCGAGACGGCCAAGATCCTGTCGCCCGACAAGACGGTGCTGATGCCCGACCTGCGGGCCGGCTGCCCCATGGCCGACTTCGTCACGGGCGACGCGCTGCGCAGGCTCAAGGCTCGCTTCCCCGGCGCGGTGGTGGTGGCGTACGTGAACTCCACCGCCGAGGTAAAGGCCGAATCCGACATCTGCTGCACGTCGGCGAACGCGGTGCAGGTGGTGAACACCATTCCCGCGGACCGGACCATCCTCTTCGTCCCCGACCGCAACCTGGCGCGCTACGCGGCGGAAAAGAGCGGGCGGCCGTACGTGATCGCCGGGCGCGAAGAGGGGGAGGTGAAGCCGGGGAGCATCGTGGCGTGGGACGGCTACTGCTACGTGCACGACGACCTTGTAATGGATGAGCTGGCCGCGGCGAAGAAGAAGCACCCCCGCGCCCTCGTGGTCATCCACCCCGAGTCCCGCGCCGAGCTGCTGGCCCAGGCCGACGTGGTGGCGTCCACGGCCAGGATGGTGGACATTGCCGAGCAGAACGACGAGGTGATCTTCGGCACGGAGCGGGGCATCATCGACCGGCTGAAGGCGCGCTTCCCGGAAAAGACGCTGGTGCCGCTGTCCGGAGCCGCCATCTGCGGCAACATGAAGGTGAACACGCTGGCCAAGCTGGCGTGGTGCCTGGACCACCAGCAGCACGAACTGGTGCTGGACGAGGACGTTCGCACGCGCGCCGAGCTTTCCCTGCGCCGCATGCTGAATCTGAACGACGGCTGGGCCGCCCCCACGGCAGAGGAAATGGCCCTGGAAGAAGCCGGCCTGCGCAAGACGGGCTGCGGCTGCGCCTGATCGCACCTGTCGGTCGCAACAACGAGCGGCGGCATCCCAAGGGTGCCGCCGCTTCTGTATCGCGGGCATCATCCCGGGATGCTGTCATCCAGAGGCCCAAGCGCACCGTACCCGCCCGTAAGCCGTCCATCGCGGGCCGAAGGATCCAGCCTGCGCCACTACGATGCTTGGGCGCGGCAGCGAACACCAAAACCCCCCAGCCCAAGCGCTCCCCCGCCCAGAACGACTTTCTAGCATCATCAATCGCGCGAACTCCCTCGGGGCCAAGGACATGCCCGCCGTAGTACGCCTGGTGGCGGATCACGTTGGATTGACAGGAGATACGCACGTCCATACCGTTCACATGCGAGCGCGGTACATCGTTCACCTGGGCGGACGGGCACCACGGATGATTCCCCGGCTTGAATTGAGGAGACTAGCCTTTGCGAGGCTGAAGGATGCGCGCGCTCTACGCAGCCGGCCGGTACGACGCAGCGCTGTACCTGTGCGGATACGCGGTGGAGCTGGCGCTCAAGGCGCGCATCTGCCGCACGCTGCGGTGGGAGGGGTTTCCGCAGACGCGGAAGCAGTTCGAGCACTACGGCAGCTTCAAAATCCACAACCTCCAGGTACTGTTGCGCTTAAGCGGGATGGAGGAGCGGATTCGAACCCGCCACCATGGCGATTGGGTGCAGGTTTCCGATTGGGATCCCGCCTTTCGGTATGCGGCGGAGGGCACAACGCGGCCCGACGTGGCGAAGAGCATCCTGACCTCTGCCCGCCAGATCGTGAGGGCCCTGTGAGAGACTTGATAGAGGAACTGCGGCCGGTCGAACTGGAACTCGCAGCTGAGTTCGGAGAGTTTGCGCTGTTCGCGTTGTTCGAAACCGAGGATAGCCTCTTCGACCAGTATGAGTTGTACGTCGCTGCCCCTTGGTTGAATACGGACTACGCGCTCCGTGTGCGGATCAGCGAGGTGATCCGGGCGCGGCTGTCGCTAGAAGATTTCTTTCGGGTGCAACGGATCATCGCGCCTGCGGTGACGCACCCTGACTTTTCGAAGGAGCTCCGTTACTATCCCACTGCCGGCTGCGTGGTCGAGATTTACAACCGTCAGCTTTTCGAGAAGTGGGTTGCACGCGGCTGCATCATCACCTGCCGGCCCGACCTTATGCCGGTCGCGGGAAGCGCGGAGAGCGAAGCGGAGGCGCCCCGTCGGGTGCGGCTTCCGAGGTCGGCTGGCTCCGCTCAACCTTCAGCGCTGCCGCGCAGGTAGGTGCGCGTCGCCGCGATCGAAGCGCCCGGTGCGGTTGCGGAAGGCGCCTCTAGGCTCGCGGCCTCCCGTGCGCTCAGCGGCGCGGACGTGCCGAGGAACGCCGCGGCGCTAAGTTCCTCGTCGGTGACGTTGCCGGAGTCCGCGTGCGGCGCGCGGGTTGCAACGGGCCTCGCAATCCGTTACTTCTACGGCGCTTATCCCGCGTCTTCACTGGTTCCGTCTCCACCTCAGCGCCCATGCCCGCACCCCGCATCGAGCGACTCCCCGTCCGGAGCCGTCGTTCTGCGTGGTTGCGGTCCGCTGGGCGGCGCTCATGACGCGTCCCCTTCGCCTGCTGACGCTGGGGCACTCGTACGTCGTTGGCACCAATCGGCGGCTGGCGCACGCGATCGCGCAGGCCGGGGCGGGGGAGTGGGAAGTGACCGTCGCCGCCCCGAAGGCGTTTCCCGGCGACCTTGGCCCCATTGCGCTGGAGCCGTTCCCCGGTGAGATGCCGCGCCTGGTGCCGGTGTCCGTCCACGGCGCGGGCCGCGTACACACCATGCGCTACGGGCGGCACCTTCGCGCGCTTCTGCGCGAGGGGTGGGACGTGGTGCACTGCTGGGAGGAGCCGTTCGTTCTCGCCGGCGCACAGTTGGCGGCATGGACGCCGCCCGAGGCACGGCTGGTGTACGCCACCTTTCAGAACCTGCCGAAGCGCTACCCGCCCCCGTTCGCCTGGGCGGAGCGGTACGCCCTTCGCCGCGCGGCAGGTTGGGTGGCGTTCGGCGCCACGGTACACGACGCCCTGCGCGTCCGCCGCGGGTATGAGCATCTCCCGGTCGCGGTGATCTCTCCGGGGGTGGACACGGAGCTGTTTCGTCCCGAGGCCCAAGCCGGCGCGCGCGTCCGCCACTCCCTTGGGTGGCGGGAGGATGGCCCGCCGGTGATCGGCTTTCTCGGCCGGTTCGTGGCGGAGAAGGGGCTGCGCACGCTGATCGGCGCGCTGGACGCGGCGCGGGAGCCGTGGCGCGCGCTGATCGTCGGCGGCGGGGCCATGGAAGGGGAACTGCGGGCGTGGGCGGCGAGGCGGGAGGACGCGGTGCGGATCGTCACGGGCGTGCCGCACCACGACGTCCCTGCGTACCTGAACGCGATGGACGTGCTGTGCGCGCCCAGCCAGACGACCGCGCGCTGGATGGAGCAGCTTGGGCGGATGCTGATCGAGGCGATGGCGTGCGGCGTGGCGGTGATCGGCAGTGACAGCGGCGAGATCCCGCACGTCGTCGGCGATGCGGGGATGATCGTCGCCGAGGCGGACGAAGCGGCGTGGACGCGCGCGATCGATCGCTTGCTGGTGGATGCGGCGTATCGCCACGTGCTTGCGGACGCGGGCCTTAGACGCGTCGGCGCGCATTTCGCGCTGCCGGTAGTCGCCCGCCGCCACCTGGATTTCTTCCAGTCGCTCCTGTGACGGCGGGCGTGTCCAGGTTCTTACCAAGTGATCGTCATGGGCCGCCACCTGCCAGACCGATGCTGAGGGGGATCGCCGCTTCCGGCCGGGCGCTGCTGAACCGCGCGGGGATCGACGTGGTTCGCCATCGTCCCATCCCGTCGCACCTCACGCGCAGGGCCCACCTGTTGTCGCGCTTCGGCGTGACGGTGGTGCTCGACGTGGGAGCCAACGCCGGGCAGTACGCCCGCGAGCTGCGGGGCATCGGGTATCGTCGCCGCATCGTGTCGTTCGAGCCGCTGTCGTCCGCGTACGCCGCCCTGAGCTCGCTTGCCGCGGCTGATCCCGCGTGGCAGCCGGTGAACCTGGCGTTGGGCTCCGCTACTGGCGAAGCCGTGCTGAACGTGGCGGGAAATTCCTGGAGCAGTTCTTTACGTCCGATGCTGGACGCGCATCTCTCCGCCGCGCCGGAATCGGAATACGTGGGGTCGGAAACGGTCACCGTCGAGCGGCTGGACGCGGTGTTCGGCAAATACGTCCAGCCGGACGACCGCGTCTGGCTGAAGATCGACACGCAGGGCCACGAGGCCGACGTGCTGGATGGCGCAGGCGTGGTTCTCGACCGCGTGGACACGATCCAGCTGGAGATGTCGATGGTGGGGATGTACGAGGGCGAGCTCTCGTTCCTGGAGATGTACCGGCGGCTGGAGTCGCTGGGCTACGCATGCGTGCACCTTGAGCCGGCGCTGGTGGATCCCCACAGCGAACGTCTGCTGCAGCTGGACGGCTACTTTCACCGGGTGGCGCCGGCGGCCGGAGGCGCGCCGCGGTGAATGGCGACAACGCGGAGCTGATCGCCTCGGGCGAGTACGCGCGGAAGCAGCTATCCGGGGGCGCGGGGCTCATCGGGTGGAGCCACGAGCGGCGGTTCCGGACGG
This genomic interval from Longimicrobium sp. contains the following:
- a CDS encoding valine--tRNA ligase, which translates into the protein MAEPLPPQYNPQENEDALYRWWEEQGFFRADAASEREPYVIVIPPPNVTAMLHMGHGLNNTIQDVLIRWRRMQGREALWLPGTDHAGIATQNVVERLVAKEGKTRYDLGREAFVGRVWEFVHETGGVILQQLRAIGASADWTRTRFTLDESLSRAVREVFVTLYEKGRVYRGHRIINWCPRCLTALSDEEAEPAETQGKLWHLRYPLADGAEVPGLPRLPDGRQYMTIATTRPETMLGDTGVAVHPGDERYAALVGRELELPLTGRRIPVVADEYVDPEFGSGAVKLTPAHDPNDFEVAQRTGVATLNVMTPEAAINDEAPEPFRGMDRFEARRAVVTSFEQLGLLDKVEEHTHAVPHCYRCDTVVEPRLSEQWFVSMKPLAEPALQAWRDGRVRFHPERFGRTYEHWLENIRDWCISRQLWWGHRIPVWYCGDCGETIVAREDPTSCTQCGGARLEQDPDVLDTWFSSWLWPFSTMGWPEDTADMGKFYPNSTLVSGHDILFFWISRMIMAGLEFRGEVPFRDVYLTGMVRDHLGRKMSKSLGNGIDPLVVKQRFGADALRYTVVSGSGAGTDQLLNYENLDETFGPGRNFANKLWNAGRFALMNLGDDPRVPLDEVAADLEPMDRWILSRLSKAVREVTDSLERFRLQDAATRGYEFFWGELADWYLELVKPRLRGDMGDASRRAAQATLAQALDGALRILHPMMPFITEVVWQKLPKAAGEAPALIVAPWPQPRPEWEDEAAERAIEELQAVIGAVRTIRGEYGIQPAARVPLRIPGASDEVKAVLDASRRALRDMCRVDEVEFVGADGEVGASAVLRSGTELFIPLAGVIDLDKERARLRDEIQRLDGHIAGTEKKLSNESFVARAPENVVQYEREKLASFGDQRGKLAEKLQALEGAA
- a CDS encoding Ig-like domain-containing protein; its protein translation is MRVEHLARAAVLLGLAACANVQAPPGGPEDKQAPRLLATRPDTMASLQGWTGPVVFVFDEELAEQGVEDAVSLSPVRGRVAVDKEGDQIVIRSRAGWERGQIYQAEVAAGIKDRFGNARTEPIRLVFSTGPAIPDTRASGAVVERITGNPGQQTRVDAVRLRDSLTYTTRTDSVGRFEFRQVPEGEYRVIAYRDANRNGRPDPFEARDTARLTFATGQAPTARLATLLPDTTPPVVRSATITQGWVEVRTDDYLDPEQPLSAAQVAVIGPDSVPVAIAEVRVGAPPAPRDTTDAVDADSAAPAGAAGTTRQPPRADSAGAAAAPPRGPLPAQALFVRPSSPLQPDTVYVVRVTAVRNINGLVGSGQARLRTPEAAPAPAPRVGTDSAAAGSGTPARPGTARPAPADPAPAPGRPRASLPARGALVPARD
- a CDS encoding enoyl-ACP reductase, translated to MSENSPLAGLLAGKKGLIVGVANQNSIAWACAQALHGAGMELAFTYQGELMRDRVMKTVSSLGDVPVFDLDARSDEQIDALVAALRERWGSLDFLLHSIAYAPKAAMANAFIETQREDFSAAHEISAYSLVALSRAFAPMMPEGGSIVTMTYYGSQKAVPGYNVMGVAKAALEASVRYLAVDLGARGIRINAVSAGAINTLAARGVAHFRDLLRITGERAPLKRAVEPSEVGNATLFLASELAGGITGEVMYVDAGFNITAG
- the erpA gene encoding iron-sulfur cluster insertion protein ErpA, producing MSEISTEAPATPVLLTATAASEVRRYIEEQGAAETAGLRVGVLPGGCSGFQYGLNIEDEAGEDDMILESQGIRLFVDPFSLQYLQGTEIDYVSTFQGSGFTFNNPNSAGGCGCGSSFTV
- the nadA gene encoding quinolinate synthase NadA yields the protein MIQIADVLSTPLEYARLSREELAERIRRRKQELNAVILGHNYQRVEIQEVSDYLGDSLGLSQEAASTDADVIVFCGVHFMAETAKILSPDKTVLMPDLRAGCPMADFVTGDALRRLKARFPGAVVVAYVNSTAEVKAESDICCTSANAVQVVNTIPADRTILFVPDRNLARYAAEKSGRPYVIAGREEGEVKPGSIVAWDGYCYVHDDLVMDELAAAKKKHPRALVVIHPESRAELLAQADVVASTARMVDIAEQNDEVIFGTERGIIDRLKARFPEKTLVPLSGAAICGNMKVNTLAKLAWCLDHQQHELVLDEDVRTRAELSLRRMLNLNDGWAAPTAEEMALEEAGLRKTGCGCA
- a CDS encoding glycosyltransferase family 4 protein codes for the protein MTRPLRLLTLGHSYVVGTNRRLAHAIAQAGAGEWEVTVAAPKAFPGDLGPIALEPFPGEMPRLVPVSVHGAGRVHTMRYGRHLRALLREGWDVVHCWEEPFVLAGAQLAAWTPPEARLVYATFQNLPKRYPPPFAWAERYALRRAAGWVAFGATVHDALRVRRGYEHLPVAVISPGVDTELFRPEAQAGARVRHSLGWREDGPPVIGFLGRFVAEKGLRTLIGALDAAREPWRALIVGGGAMEGELRAWAARREDAVRIVTGVPHHDVPAYLNAMDVLCAPSQTTARWMEQLGRMLIEAMACGVAVIGSDSGEIPHVVGDAGMIVAEADEAAWTRAIDRLLVDAAYRHVLADAGLRRVGAHFALPVVARRHLDFFQSLL
- a CDS encoding FkbM family methyltransferase produces the protein MLRGIAASGRALLNRAGIDVVRHRPIPSHLTRRAHLLSRFGVTVVLDVGANAGQYARELRGIGYRRRIVSFEPLSSAYAALSSLAAADPAWQPVNLALGSATGEAVLNVAGNSWSSSLRPMLDAHLSAAPESEYVGSETVTVERLDAVFGKYVQPDDRVWLKIDTQGHEADVLDGAGVVLDRVDTIQLEMSMVGMYEGELSFLEMYRRLESLGYACVHLEPALVDPHSERLLQLDGYFHRVAPAAGGAPR